One window from the genome of Mumia sp. ZJ1417 encodes:
- a CDS encoding ECF transporter S component, translating into MAEAIRSRASATTRYRTVDLVTVAMLGVALGVVFWGWNQLFAVVSGTALFAFPPSSGLICGVWLLGGVVGGLVVRKPGAAVGTELVAATMSALLGNQWGMSVVVSGLIQGFGAELVFAVLLYRRWGVVAAALAGALAGAGEAVYEWFAYYADWSFGYQLTYLAFLVVSGALVAGVGGWALVRALASTGSLDAFGPGREHHERAAATSPAQA; encoded by the coding sequence ATGGCTGAGGCCATTCGTTCTCGCGCGTCCGCGACCACCCGCTACCGCACGGTCGACCTCGTCACCGTGGCGATGCTCGGCGTCGCGCTCGGCGTGGTCTTCTGGGGCTGGAACCAGCTGTTCGCCGTGGTCAGCGGCACCGCGCTGTTCGCGTTTCCGCCGAGCTCGGGGCTCATCTGCGGCGTCTGGCTGCTCGGCGGCGTCGTCGGCGGTCTCGTCGTCCGCAAGCCCGGCGCCGCCGTCGGCACCGAGCTCGTCGCGGCAACGATGTCGGCGCTGCTCGGCAACCAGTGGGGCATGTCCGTCGTCGTCTCGGGGCTGATCCAAGGGTTCGGCGCCGAGCTCGTCTTCGCGGTCCTGCTCTATCGGCGCTGGGGTGTCGTCGCGGCCGCGCTCGCAGGCGCGTTGGCCGGTGCGGGTGAGGCCGTGTACGAGTGGTTCGCGTACTACGCGGACTGGTCGTTCGGCTACCAGCTCACCTACCTCGCGTTCCTCGTGGTCTCGGGTGCGCTCGTCGCCGGCGTCGGTGGGTGGGCGCTGGTGCGTGCGCTCGCCTCGACCGGGTCCCTCGACGCCTTCGGTCCGGGCCGCGAGCACCACGAGCGCGCGGCAGCGACCAGCCCCGCACAGGCGTGA
- a CDS encoding ankyrin repeat domain-containing protein produces MSESARPDPAVVELAHRMFDLARDGDADTLLAYVDAGVPVELTDSSGNTLLMLAAYHGHADIVQRLLDAGADVNRLNDRGQSPLAGAIFKGEDLVVSVLIGAGADPDLGTPSARATAAMFGRDSLLT; encoded by the coding sequence ATGAGCGAGAGCGCGCGCCCTGATCCGGCGGTGGTCGAGCTCGCGCACCGGATGTTCGACCTGGCGCGCGACGGCGACGCCGACACGCTGCTGGCGTACGTCGACGCCGGAGTCCCCGTGGAGCTGACCGACTCCAGCGGCAACACGCTGCTGATGCTCGCGGCCTATCACGGCCACGCCGACATCGTGCAGCGGCTGCTCGACGCCGGCGCGGACGTCAACCGGCTCAACGACCGGGGTCAGAGCCCGCTCGCCGGCGCCATCTTCAAGGGCGAGGACCTGGTGGTGTCGGTCCTCATCGGCGCGGGTGCAGACCCGGATCTGGGGACGCCGTCCGCGCGTGCGACGGCTGCGATGTTCGGCCGCGACAGCCTGCTGACCTGA